A section of the Microbacterium sp. MM2322 genome encodes:
- a CDS encoding DUF6932 family protein, producing the protein MPEFATVPGRASAILGHVEDGMDWATVLDDRTGWLLPGVHEVEMEDVYREFAADGGSDRRTAWLALEQLLTHLKELFPSGRLLLAGTFVSRQGGPCEALEVAIIPDEPSAMEHWSDNEEHRFQLCMSLHDVIVASLGPEYFEVLHPFGGRMESYFVVPKDADQVVMWMGTVTLPTGDDVPGYRGVVEVVW; encoded by the coding sequence GTGCCTGAGTTCGCGACAGTTCCGGGCCGCGCGTCTGCCATACTCGGCCACGTGGAGGACGGAATGGACTGGGCGACGGTGCTCGACGATCGCACCGGCTGGCTGCTGCCTGGCGTGCATGAAGTCGAGATGGAAGACGTCTACCGTGAGTTCGCGGCGGACGGCGGAAGCGATCGCCGCACGGCCTGGCTGGCGCTTGAACAACTTCTCACGCACCTGAAGGAGCTCTTCCCCAGCGGCAGGCTGCTGCTCGCCGGCACCTTCGTGTCCCGACAGGGAGGCCCGTGCGAGGCCCTCGAGGTTGCGATCATTCCCGATGAGCCGAGCGCGATGGAACATTGGAGCGACAACGAGGAGCACCGCTTCCAGTTGTGCATGTCGCTCCACGATGTAATCGTCGCTTCACTGGGGCCCGAGTACTTCGAGGTGCTGCACCCGTTTGGCGGGCGGATGGAGTCCTATTTCGTAGTGCCCAAGGATGCCGATCAAGTCGTCATGTGGATGGGTACCGTTACCCTTCCGACAGGCGACGATGTCCCTGGGTATCGAGGAGTGGTGGAGGTGGTCTGGTGA